Proteins encoded by one window of Crassostrea angulata isolate pt1a10 chromosome 9, ASM2561291v2, whole genome shotgun sequence:
- the LOC128163787 gene encoding aggrecan core protein-like — protein MKFRESSFVGAFFLEILQINLIIAESSFRLLERDKYPASGILQVFGNVRSNLECSVLIHGAQEYFYHKFTRICVSTEQLGPFQLQAGPGFYRYRRADLVLNSSTTQTTSILSSTSTSNVGVPTSSDPQISSGVAISTETTSFYNTDETSSSPLASSVVTNVTSSSEALVTLSSTHLSSEQSKGVTEMDSAISTTDLETTVSTNFDLGTTSSVTNNASFSACNYANLGHLNNWFTAKTDCEAIGGYLVELATVEEANFILTNVIQSRPAWLGGHRNGTWFSWSRGGTVTYTDWMEGFPKNVTGEDCLVWATGGWNDAPCDKHLKEVICEMDECPP, from the exons atgaaatttcgTGAGAGTTCTTTCGTTGGAGCATTTTTCTTGGAAATTCTTCAAATTAACCTGATCATTGCTGAATCCTCGTTTCGTCTTTTAGAACGAGACAAATACCCGGCATCAGGAATTTTGCAAGTTTTTGGAAACGTTCGCAGCAATTTGGAATGCAGTGTTTTGATTCATGGGGCACAGGAATACTTTTACCACAAGTTTACAAGAATATGTGTATCCACCGAGCAACTGGGTCCGTTCCAGCTGCAAGCAGGACCGGGATTTTACCGGTATCGTCGGGCCG ATTTAGTACTAAATTCATCAACTACCCAAACAACATCAATACTTTCCTCGACTTCAACGAGTAATGTTGGTGTACCAACGTCATCAGATCCTCAGATAAGCTCGGGAGTGGCCATATCAACAGAAACTACGTCATTTTACAATACAGATGAGACGTCATCATCACCTCTGGCGTCATCAGTAGTTACGAACGTCACTTCGTCATCAGAGGCGTTAGTAACATTGAGCTCGACACATCTGTCAAGTGAACAATCGAAAGGGGTTACAGAGATGGATAGTGCGATTTCTACAACTGATCTTGAAACAACAGTTAGTACAAATTTTGATCTTGGAACCACGTCGAGTGTCACCAACAATGCTTCTTTCTCAGCCTGCAATTATGCTAATCTGGGACATTTAAACAATTGGTTCACTGCAAAG aCGGACTGTGAAGCAATAGGGGGATACCTAGTTGAGTTAGCAACAGTTGAAGAAGCCAACTTTATACTGACAAATGTTATTC AGTCTCGCCCAGCTTGGTTAGGGGGACACCGGAACGGTACTTGGTTCTCCTGGTCGAGAGGGGGAACTGTGACGTACACGGACTGGATGGAGGGGTTCCCCAAAAACGTCACGGGCGAGGATTGTCTTGTTTGGGCCACGGGGGGCTGGAATGATGCACCCTGTGACAAACACCTCAAAGAGGTCATTTGCGAAATGGATGAATGTCCACCTTAA
- the LOC128163984 gene encoding cell surface hyaluronidase-like → MARSGKLLLFLGLWGLAAAQIDPSVCPHKQQGATYKAWSATTTWPNGAPDSTVDVTLNDGIYLVDTDVDVKSITVNTNAILVFNDADLSVRTRYILVRGELYLGSENCKLTSNIDITLYGDKGDVAISGFGEKFIGVEGGVLHIHGNPQVSWSKLTKTVHRLKDGQIADVYNDGEKKTSYQGIVMYVWDATSGQLERSEGVYSAGRSIITKSGVQCEADQEAKMFEETLNNVPDGKIIGLALRKQLFRRGNVNYAMFYEIFENFAFGKVTGNSGVRDVRLHDAWSFIMRKGDTSTSQELLLKDDKKILARTAELYHYDNGIKFTARSWVHTIRRGACYSRAKSAKAEIADPKLALTDDVSSWKVGDEVVLLSTDYDPKQAEVTTVKQCDDCSANEVRINLEPLFTHFGEIVNGVDMRGEVALLSRNIKIRGAPATNSKTLGGHIKVMRGFKEAQVENAELVNLGQLDTLGNYPFHWHMCGDVTNSYIRGSSIRDSNARCVTVHATNGAVVENNVCFRAVGHGYFLEEGGEVDTTFAGNLGAGNIRTNKLTKTDGMPSTFWITNPKTILRNNVAAGSDYAGIWYVFPDEPIGASYGIVKTMQKDEAKRTPITEFTNNVVHSNRVGGLFFDRRLRNDTGFAFGTKYTPLSDPQDETSAPQTAVFNRLTAYKNEQFNGWFDASNIQITQSSFSDSLVSLAVRRSSDGLECTVTNSVFMGESSNIGEPSVIRGNGVVKTYPRAVPLKMANQPRQGFVFYDREISLSDSWFGNYASTDDYSAGALGFQRNNLHLATHGAFTKNLLFGFGDASQGNRVFDGNATDVGFTSLDGDDIVLFEDLDGSVTGSAGNFVVKPLPIHMTEQCVEIDNWKMAVCPHPFGQVRSNFAGKNSDQIIVTRDDDSDDPIMADRRSFAPFLTILGGTHSYLVRSNAATAPGWFRFEFLGLTLSKYASLAVCIPRQSTLKMAMKNQVTDKWERGVAANSYDEFTSSLSRTSYFVDQEVGVVFFNAMHMRERVESDRGNCLDGKCPFVGFTNSGGDRTDTDCSERFYAKYSKSPVLPSRKKRAVGVTSADKFSASRATPPQAWGAGDTKSTVSIQLGV, encoded by the exons ATGGCGAGATCCGGAAAGCTTTTGCTCTTCCTTGGACTGTGGGGGTTGGCTGCAGCACAGATCGATCCCAGTGTCTGTCCCCACAAGCAGCAGGGAGCCACCTACAAAGCGTGGTCAGCCACCACTACCTGGCCTAATggg GCACCCGATTCTACCGTTGACGTCACGCTAAATGACGGAATATACCTGGTAGATACAGACGTAGACGTGAAGAGCATAACCGTTAACACGAACGCCATTCTTGTCTTCAACGATGCTGACCTCTCAGTGCGCACGCGCTACATCTTAGTCCGCGGAGAGCTTTACCTAGGCTCAGAAAACTGTAAACTTACAAGCAACATTGATATTACTCTCTACG GTGACAAGGGAGACGTTGCTATTTCTGGATTCGGGGAGAAGTTTATTGGCGTGGAGGGGGGAGTCCTTCATATCCATGGCAACCCACAGGTGTCTTGGTCTAAGCTTACAAAGACCGTTCACCGACTCAAGGATGGACAGATTGCTGACGTCTAT AACGATGGAGAGAAGAAGACCAGTTACCAGGGAATTGTCATGTACGTGTGGGACGCCACTTCCGGTCAGCTGGAGAGATCAGAAGGCGTGTACTCCGCCGGACGTTCCATCATCACCAAGTCAGGAGTCCAATGCGAGGCTGATCAGGAGGCCAAGATGTTTGAAGAAACCCTCAACa ACGTTCCGGATGGCAAGATCATCGGACTGGCCCTTAGGAAACAGCTCTTCCGACGCGGTAACGTGAACTACGCCATGTTCTACGAGATTTTTGAGAACTTTGCCTTCGGTAAAGTGACGGGGAATAGCGGCGTACGAGATGTGAGGCTCCATGACGCCTGGTCATTCATCATGAGGAAAG GAGATACCAGTACTTCCCAGGAGCTCTTGTTGAAGGACGACAAGAAAATACTAGCGCGGACCGCTGAGCTTTACCACTATGACAACGGAATCAAGTTCACTGCTCGCAGCTGGGTTCACACCATTCGGCGAGGTGCTTGCTATTCCCGCGCAAAGAGCGCTAAAGCGGAAATTGCCGATCCTAAACTTGCTTTGACTGATGACGTTAGTTCCTGGAAAGTGG GCGATGAAGTTGTTCTTCTATCCACCGACTACGACCCTAAACAGGCGGAAGTGACCACCGTCAAACAATGTGACGATTGCAGCGCCAACGAAGTCAGGATCAATC TGGAACCATTATTCACTCACTTTGGAGAAATAGTAAACGGCGTGGACATGCGCGGTGAAGTTGCACTGCTTAGTAGAAACATAAAAATCCGAGGGGCTCCGGCAACAAACAGTAAGACACTCGGAGGCCATATCAAG GTTATGAGGGGTTTCAAGGAGGCACAGGTGGAAAATGCAGAACTAGTGAACTTGGGACAATTAGACACACTAG GAAACTATCCATTCCACTGGCATATGTGTGGTGACGTCACAAACTCGTACATCCGGGGTAGCAGTATTAGGGACTCCAATGCTCGATGCGTCACGGTTCATGCAACTAACGGAGCTGTC GTGGAAAATAATGTATGTTTCCGAGCGGTCGGTCACGGATATTTCCTGGAGGAGGGAGGTGAGGTGGACACGACATTTGCCGGAAATCTGGGAGCCGGAAACATCCGGACCAACAAACTCACCAAAACCGACGG AATGCCTTCGACATTTTGGATTACAAATCCTAAAACCATCTTGCGGAATAACGTTGCAGCCGGAAGTGAC TATGCCGGGATCTGGTATGTATTCCCGGATGAGCCTATTGGAGCCTCCTACGGAATTGTGAAAACCATGCAGAAAGACGAAGCAAAGCGGACCCCGATCACAGAGTTCACCAACAACGTCGTACATTCTAACCGCGTG GGCGGGTTATTCTTTGACCGACGCTTGAGGAACGACACTGGATTCGCCTTTGGAACCAAATACACCCCGCTCAGTGACCCCCAGGACGAGACCTCTGCCCCACAGACCGCTGTATTCAACAGGCTTACAG CGTACAAGAACGAGCAGTTCAACGGCTGGTTCGACGCTTCAAACATTCAGATCACACAATCATC aTTCTCCGATAGTTTAGTTTCTCTGGCAGTAAGAAG AAGCAGCGATGGACTGGAGTGCACGGTTACGAACAGTGTCTTCATGGGGGAGTCCTCAAACATCGGGGAACCCTCGGTCATCAGGGGGAACGGTGTGGTCAAAACCTACCCCCGAGCCGTGCCCCTCAAGATGGC GAACCAGCCCCGTCAAGGTTTCGTCTTTTACGATCGGGAAATCTCCCTGTCCGACTCATGGTTCGGTAACTACGCTAGCACCGACGATTACAGCGCAGGCGCATTAGGATTCCAACGAAACAACCTGCACCTTGCAACCCACGGAGCTTTTACCAAGAACCTGTTGTTCGGCTTCGGCGAT gcTTCACAGGGTAACCGTGTGTTTGATGGAAACGCTACTGACGTCGGCTTTACGTCACTAGATGGTGACGACATCGTATTGTTTGAAGATCTTGACGGGTCCGTGACAGGAAGTGCCGGCAACTTTGTGGTCAAGCCACTTCCGATCCACATGACTGAACAGTGTGTGGAGATCGACAACTGGAAGATGGCCGTCTGCCCGCATCCATTTGGACAG GTTCGTAGCAATTTTGCCGGTAAAAATTCTGACCAAATCATCGTCACGCGTGATGACGACAGCGATGACCCAATTATGGCAGACAGGCGATCCTTCGCCCCATTCCTGACCATTCTCGGCGGCACCCACAGTTATCTGGTCCGCAGCAACGCCGCCACGGCACCTGGGTGGTTTCGATTTGAGTTCTTGGGACTCACTTT atctaAATATGCTTCCCTCGCTGTCTGTATTCCCCGACAGTCTACCCTTAAAATGGCTATGAAGAATCAGGTGACTGATAAGTGGGAACGAGGGGTGGCGGCCAACTCGTACGATGAATTCACATCAAGCCTTTCTCGAACGAGCTACTTTGTTGACCAGGAAGTCGG